A DNA window from Oenanthe melanoleuca isolate GR-GAL-2019-014 chromosome 11, OMel1.0, whole genome shotgun sequence contains the following coding sequences:
- the SLC7A6OS gene encoding probable RNA polymerase II nuclear localization protein SLC7A6OS isoform X1: MAGAAVLRVRRKRGGPEPAEALLLACKRRRAEPVENSLFKLVTTVSSKNEPVQKYVKDAITRDKAAERLRPSLGSRQRILQELRGARQERRKESRYRVISSHRPDTAAPRGHGSGTQQDASPEQSGAANESSDCCGKFQLFDIVQEEETVGDAGVTTANPQQKNDPDTILCNAVEMIRERLNVSEDGKKEHGDKEDEYVYDIYYKETSAPDWIENILSVQPYREEYEWVNDDPGPEEVYEDEDDENDENNWRNDYPEEDEFLPEEDGEKDSEESSSDEDQGYRRRTWDKYRQEVLREFGYDEIEDLGSD; encoded by the exons ATGGCGGGCGCGGCCGTGCTGCGCGTGCGGCGGAAGCGCGGCGGCCCCGAGCCGGCCGAGGCGCTGCTCCTGGCCTGCAAGCGGCGCCGGGCCGAGCCCGTGGAGAACAGCCTCTTCAAGCTGGTGACCACCGTGTCCTCCAAG AACGAACCAGTTCAGAAGTACGTTAAAGATGCCATCACACGAGACAAGGCAGCTGAGAGGCTGCGCCCCTCTTTGGGCAGCAGGCAGCggatcctgcaggagctgcgtggtgccaggcaggagaggaggaaggagagccGGTACCGAGTCATATCCAGCCACAGGCCCGACACAGCTGCGCCCCGTGGGCACGGCTCTGGAACTCAGCAGGATGCTtcaccagagcagagtgggGCTGCCAATGAGAGTTCAGACTGCTGTGGGAAATTCCAGCTGTTTGACATTGTACAAGAAGAGGAGACAGTGGGAGATGCCGGTGTAACCACTGCAAACCCACAG cagaagAATGATCCAGATACAATTCTCTGCAATGCAGTAGAGATGATCCGTGAGCGTTTAAATGTTTCTGAAGATGGTAAAAAAGAACATGGTGACAAAGAAGATGAGTATGTTTATGACATCTACTATAAGGAAACATCAGCCCCTGATTGGATTGAAAATATCCTTTCTGTACAGCCGTATAGAGAAGAATATGAATGG GTAAATGATGATCCTGGTCCAGAGGAAGTAtatgaagatgaagatgatgaaaatgatgaaaataacTGGCGTAATGATTATCCTGAAGAAGATGAATTCTTACCTGAGGAAGATGGAGAAAAAG ACTCTGAAGAGAGCTCCAGTGATGAGGACCAAGGTTACAGGAGAAGAACGTGGGACAAATATCGACAGGAGGTTTTGCGGGAATTCGGATACGATGAGATTGAAGATTTGGGTTCTGACTAA
- the SLC7A6OS gene encoding probable RNA polymerase II nuclear localization protein SLC7A6OS isoform X2, whose translation MAGAAVLRVRRKRGGPEPAEALLLACKRRRAEPVENSLFKLVTTVSSKNEPVQKYVKDAITRDKAAERLRPSLGSRQRILQELRGARQERRKESRYRVISSHRPDTAAPRGHGSGTQQDASPEQSGAANESSDCCGKFQLFDIVQEEETVGDAGVTTANPQKNDPDTILCNAVEMIRERLNVSEDGKKEHGDKEDEYVYDIYYKETSAPDWIENILSVQPYREEYEWVNDDPGPEEVYEDEDDENDENNWRNDYPEEDEFLPEEDGEKDSEESSSDEDQGYRRRTWDKYRQEVLREFGYDEIEDLGSD comes from the exons ATGGCGGGCGCGGCCGTGCTGCGCGTGCGGCGGAAGCGCGGCGGCCCCGAGCCGGCCGAGGCGCTGCTCCTGGCCTGCAAGCGGCGCCGGGCCGAGCCCGTGGAGAACAGCCTCTTCAAGCTGGTGACCACCGTGTCCTCCAAG AACGAACCAGTTCAGAAGTACGTTAAAGATGCCATCACACGAGACAAGGCAGCTGAGAGGCTGCGCCCCTCTTTGGGCAGCAGGCAGCggatcctgcaggagctgcgtggtgccaggcaggagaggaggaaggagagccGGTACCGAGTCATATCCAGCCACAGGCCCGACACAGCTGCGCCCCGTGGGCACGGCTCTGGAACTCAGCAGGATGCTtcaccagagcagagtgggGCTGCCAATGAGAGTTCAGACTGCTGTGGGAAATTCCAGCTGTTTGACATTGTACAAGAAGAGGAGACAGTGGGAGATGCCGGTGTAACCACTGCAAACCCACAG aagAATGATCCAGATACAATTCTCTGCAATGCAGTAGAGATGATCCGTGAGCGTTTAAATGTTTCTGAAGATGGTAAAAAAGAACATGGTGACAAAGAAGATGAGTATGTTTATGACATCTACTATAAGGAAACATCAGCCCCTGATTGGATTGAAAATATCCTTTCTGTACAGCCGTATAGAGAAGAATATGAATGG GTAAATGATGATCCTGGTCCAGAGGAAGTAtatgaagatgaagatgatgaaaatgatgaaaataacTGGCGTAATGATTATCCTGAAGAAGATGAATTCTTACCTGAGGAAGATGGAGAAAAAG ACTCTGAAGAGAGCTCCAGTGATGAGGACCAAGGTTACAGGAGAAGAACGTGGGACAAATATCGACAGGAGGTTTTGCGGGAATTCGGATACGATGAGATTGAAGATTTGGGTTCTGACTAA